A genomic segment from Triticum dicoccoides isolate Atlit2015 ecotype Zavitan chromosome 1A, WEW_v2.0, whole genome shotgun sequence encodes:
- the LOC119363100 gene encoding uncharacterized protein LOC119363100: protein MPLSPWEGASINPSLHPQFETGADIPLSPSPPPSLAPPAPCRAASSCDCEECLARMAKLAQSSFALDLLRRLLCAHAAGNAAGGGNANTVHADAAALRKEEEEEEGAAAARSPCIVARLMGLDAMPTPARDPQQTLRRSRSASSAEGWSSPTPCCFGGDAPRRRVVRTTSASFRDRPTYLRRENDEFLLLSFSPDDDGSDDRDAAGWPRSDDDDETAVSRRGKRTVDGDGDGAKKQRRGRRRLPRRRCGDEEAESEPGRSRRPVAAAEECGLENSSPVSVLEARDGQEESSTTTTTSSSSVEELEPCSPSSDGGETRPAARQLQRSRRKLLQANSDNFGGDPPPAAANPSCRVSKCSDKERRDRRVVNNKAEAIAPDATGIWRIICRMVERDICGINWQARGGGDIAAEMGSAILDQLIWEQTAELMQLTVV, encoded by the exons ATGCCGCTGAGCCCATGGGAGGGAGCTTCCATTAACCCTTCCCTCCACCCGCAATTCGAAACAGGAGCCGacatccccctctccccctctccccctccctccctcgctcccccggctCCATGCCGAGCAGCTTCGAGCTGTGACTGTGAGGAGTGCCTCGCTCGCATGGCCAAGCTCGCGCAGTCCTCCTTCGCGCTCGACCTCCTGCGCCGCCTCCTCTGCGCGCACGCCGCCGGCAATGCCGCGGGCGGGGGCAACGCCAACACCGTCCACGCCGACGCCGCCGCTCtacggaaggaggaggaggaggaggagggggcggcggcggcgaggagcccCTGCATTGTGGCCAGGCTGATGGGCCTCGACGCGATGCCGACGCCGGCGCGCGACCCGCAGCAGACGCTGCGCCGGAGCCGCTCGGCGAGCTCGGCCGAGGGCTGGTCCTCGCCCacgccgtgctgcttcggcggcgacgCGCCGCGGCGCAGGGTGGTCAGGACCACGTCCGCGTCGTTCCGGGACAGGCCCACGTACCTGCGGCGGGAGAACGACGAGTTCCTGCTCCTCAGCTTCAGCCCGGACGACGACGGCAGCGACGACCGCGACGCGGCGGGGTGGCCCAGAAGCGACGACGACGATGAAACGGCCGTGAGCAGGCGCGGCAAGAGGACggtcgacggcgacggagacggagccAAGAAACAGAGGCGGGGGCGAAGAAGGCTCCCGCGGCGACGgtgcggcgacgaggaggcggagtCGGAGCCTGGCCGGAGCAGGAGGCCGGTCGCGGCGGCGGAGGAATGCGGCCTGGAGAACTCGAGCCCGGTGTCGGTGCTGGAGGCGCGAGACGGGCAGGAGGAGTCGTCGACGACCACCACCACTTCGTCATCCTCAGTGGAAGAATTGGAGCCGTGCTCGCCTAGCTCAG ATGGAGGCGAAACCCGGCCGGCGGCGAGGCAACTGCAGAGATCAAGGAGGAAGCTACTGCAAGCCAACTCCGACAATTTCGGTGGCGACCCGCCTCCTGCAGCAGCGAACCCCTCCTGCCGTGTCTCGAAATGTTCAGACAAGGAGAGGAGGGACAGGAGAGTGGTGAACAACAAGGCAGAGGCCATCGCCCCGGATGCGACCGGCATTTGGCGAATCATCTGCAGGATGGTTGAGCGAGATATATGTGGCATCAACTGGCAAGCTAGGGGTGGTGGCGACATTGCAGCGGAGATGGGGTCAGCTATCCTTGATCAGCTCATATGGGAGCAAACAGCTGAGCTGATGCAGCTAACTGTGGTCTGA
- the LOC119363107 gene encoding zinc finger CCCH domain-containing protein 33-like isoform X2, translating to MCSGPRKPSTPPPAAAAPKDPAAVASLLLELAAADDVVEFRRVVEEEKACLDAAGSWYGPSAVSQGRLAAESRTPAMVAALYGSTAVLAHALSVAPGEACRASGTDGATALHMAAAGGAANAVAATHLLLAAGASTEALSVSGLRAGDLLPRAAGVAEKPLRLLLKSPAVSPSSSPKKSASPPAAMAAAQEPRKEYPPDLTLPDLKSGLFSTDEFRMYSFKVKPCSRAYSHDWTECPFVHPGENARRRDPRRYSYSCVPCPEFRKGGSCRKGDGCEYAHGVFECWLHPAQYRTRLCKDEVGCARRICFFAHRRDELRSVNPSAVSVGMMQPVSPRSSPPNGMDMGMLNPAGWPSSPVSRLKTARELDFDLEMLALDQYQQKLFDKVSSSAHSPHAAGSPARNMPDYTDLLGSMDPAMLSQLHALSLKQAGDMSPYSSMPDTPLHMPTSPMVGANNSFGLDHSMAKAIMTSRASAFAKRSQSFIDRGARAPAARSLMSPATTIGEPSMLTDWGSPNGGNLDWGSPGGKLDWGVQGDELHKFRKSASFGFRGQSAMPAASAATPAEPDVSWVNSLVKDGHTGDHFPQWLEQEQMVA from the exons ATGTGCTCCGGCCCGCGCAAGCCGTCGaccccgccgccggcggcggcggcgcccaagGATCCGGCGGCCGTGGCCTCGCTGCTCCTGGAGCTGGCGGCGGCGGACGACGTGGTTGAGTTCAGGCGGGTCGTGGAGGAGGAGAAGGCGTGCCTTGATGCCGCGGGATCGTGGTATGGGCCCTCGGCTGTCAGCCAGGGACGGCTGGCCGCGGagagccggacgccggccatggTCGCCGCGCTCTACGGGAGCACGGCCGTGCTGGCGCACGCGCTGTCCGTCGCGCCGGGCGAGGCCTGCCGCGCGTCcggcacggacggcgccaccgcgctGCATATGGCTGCCGCCGGTGGCGCGGCCAACGCCGTCGCGGCCACGCACCTGCTGCTCGCCGCGGGGGCCTCCACGGAGGCGCTCTCGGTGTCCGGGCTCCGCGCCGGGGACCTGCTCCCGCGCGCCGCCGGCGTGGCCGAGAAGCCCCTCCGCCTGCTGCTCAAGTCCCCCGCCGTGTCGCCCTCCTCGTCGCCCAAGAAGTCCGCCTCGCCGCCTGCGGCGATGGCCGCCGCGCAGGAGCCCAGGAAGGAGTACCCGCCGGACCTCACGCTGCCGGACCTCAAGAGCGGGCTCTTCAGCACCGACGAGTTCCGCATGTACAGCTTCAAGGTGAAGCCCTGCTCCCGCGCCTACTCCCACGACTGGACCGAGTGCCCCTTCGTGCACCCCGGCGAGAACGCGCGCCGCCGCGACCCGCGCCGCTACTCCTACAGCTGCGTGCCCTGCCCGGAGTTCCGCAAGGGCGGGTCCTGCCGCAAGGGCGACGGCTGCGAGtacgcgcacggcgtcttcgagtgCTGGCTCCACCCGGCGCAGTACCGGACGCGCCTCTGCAAGGACGAGGTCGGCTGCGCGCGCCGCATCTGCTTCTTCGCCCACAGGCGCGACGAGCTCCGCTCCGTCAACCCCTCCGCCGTCTCCGTGGGCATGATGCAGCCCGTGTCCCCGCGCTCCTCGCCCCCCAACGGGATGGACATGGGGATGCTCAACCCCGCGGGGTGGCCGTCGTCGCCGGTCAGCCGGCTCAAGACGGCGCGGGAGCTCGACTTCGACCTGGAGATGCTCGCGCTGGACCAGTACCAGCAGAAGCTGTTCGACAAGGTGTCCAGCAGCGCGCA CTCGCCGCACGCCGCCGGGTCGCCCGCCAGAAACATGCCGGACTACACCGACCTGCTGGGCTCCATGGACCCGGCCATGCTCTCCCAGCTCCACGCGCTGTCGCTGAAGCAGGCGGGCGACATGTCGCCGTACAGCTCCATGCCGGACACGCCGCTGCACATGCCGACCTCGCCGATGGTGGGCGCGAACAACTCGTTCGGCCTCGACCACTCCATGGCCAAGGCCATCATGACCTCCCGCGCCTCCGCGTTCGCCAAGCGTAGCCAGAGCTTCATCGACCGCGGCGCGCGCGCCCCGGCCGCGCGCTCCCTCATGTCGCCGGCCACCACGATCGGCGAGCCTTCCATGCTCACCGACTGGGGCTCCCCCAACGGCGGCAACCTCGACTGGGGCTCACCCGGCGGCAAGCTGGACTGGGGCGTGCAGGGAGACGAGCTGCACAAGTTCCGCAAGTCGGCGTCCTTCGGGTTCCGCGGGCAGTCCGCCATGCCGGCGGCCTCCGCAGCCACGCCGGCCGAACCCGACGTGTCATGGGTGAACTCTCTTGTCAAGGATGGCCACACAGGCGACCATTTTCCGCAGTGGCTGGAGCAGGAGCAGATGGTGGCCTGA
- the LOC119363107 gene encoding zinc finger CCCH domain-containing protein 33-like isoform X1, with protein MCSGPRKPSTPPPAAAAPKDPAAVASLLLELAAADDVVEFRRVVEEEKACLDAAGSWYGPSAVSQGRLAAESRTPAMVAALYGSTAVLAHALSVAPGEACRASGTDGATALHMAAAGGAANAVAATHLLLAAGASTEALSVSGLRAGDLLPRAAGVAEKPLRLLLKSPAVSPSSSPKKSASPPAAMAAAQEPRKEYPPDLTLPDLKSGLFSTDEFRMYSFKVKPCSRAYSHDWTECPFVHPGENARRRDPRRYSYSCVPCPEFRKGGSCRKGDGCEYAHGVFECWLHPAQYRTRLCKDEVGCARRICFFAHRRDELRSVNPSAVSVGMMQPVSPRSSPPNGMDMGMLNPAGWPSSPVSRLKTARELDFDLEMLALDQYQQKLFDKVSSSAHSPRASWGAPNGGLGSPHAAGSPARNMPDYTDLLGSMDPAMLSQLHALSLKQAGDMSPYSSMPDTPLHMPTSPMVGANNSFGLDHSMAKAIMTSRASAFAKRSQSFIDRGARAPAARSLMSPATTIGEPSMLTDWGSPNGGNLDWGSPGGKLDWGVQGDELHKFRKSASFGFRGQSAMPAASAATPAEPDVSWVNSLVKDGHTGDHFPQWLEQEQMVA; from the coding sequence ATGTGCTCCGGCCCGCGCAAGCCGTCGaccccgccgccggcggcggcggcgcccaagGATCCGGCGGCCGTGGCCTCGCTGCTCCTGGAGCTGGCGGCGGCGGACGACGTGGTTGAGTTCAGGCGGGTCGTGGAGGAGGAGAAGGCGTGCCTTGATGCCGCGGGATCGTGGTATGGGCCCTCGGCTGTCAGCCAGGGACGGCTGGCCGCGGagagccggacgccggccatggTCGCCGCGCTCTACGGGAGCACGGCCGTGCTGGCGCACGCGCTGTCCGTCGCGCCGGGCGAGGCCTGCCGCGCGTCcggcacggacggcgccaccgcgctGCATATGGCTGCCGCCGGTGGCGCGGCCAACGCCGTCGCGGCCACGCACCTGCTGCTCGCCGCGGGGGCCTCCACGGAGGCGCTCTCGGTGTCCGGGCTCCGCGCCGGGGACCTGCTCCCGCGCGCCGCCGGCGTGGCCGAGAAGCCCCTCCGCCTGCTGCTCAAGTCCCCCGCCGTGTCGCCCTCCTCGTCGCCCAAGAAGTCCGCCTCGCCGCCTGCGGCGATGGCCGCCGCGCAGGAGCCCAGGAAGGAGTACCCGCCGGACCTCACGCTGCCGGACCTCAAGAGCGGGCTCTTCAGCACCGACGAGTTCCGCATGTACAGCTTCAAGGTGAAGCCCTGCTCCCGCGCCTACTCCCACGACTGGACCGAGTGCCCCTTCGTGCACCCCGGCGAGAACGCGCGCCGCCGCGACCCGCGCCGCTACTCCTACAGCTGCGTGCCCTGCCCGGAGTTCCGCAAGGGCGGGTCCTGCCGCAAGGGCGACGGCTGCGAGtacgcgcacggcgtcttcgagtgCTGGCTCCACCCGGCGCAGTACCGGACGCGCCTCTGCAAGGACGAGGTCGGCTGCGCGCGCCGCATCTGCTTCTTCGCCCACAGGCGCGACGAGCTCCGCTCCGTCAACCCCTCCGCCGTCTCCGTGGGCATGATGCAGCCCGTGTCCCCGCGCTCCTCGCCCCCCAACGGGATGGACATGGGGATGCTCAACCCCGCGGGGTGGCCGTCGTCGCCGGTCAGCCGGCTCAAGACGGCGCGGGAGCTCGACTTCGACCTGGAGATGCTCGCGCTGGACCAGTACCAGCAGAAGCTGTTCGACAAGGTGTCCAGCAGCGCGCACTCGCCGAGGGCGAGCTGGGGCGCGCCCAACGGCGGCCTCGGCTCGCCGCACGCCGCCGGGTCGCCCGCCAGAAACATGCCGGACTACACCGACCTGCTGGGCTCCATGGACCCGGCCATGCTCTCCCAGCTCCACGCGCTGTCGCTGAAGCAGGCGGGCGACATGTCGCCGTACAGCTCCATGCCGGACACGCCGCTGCACATGCCGACCTCGCCGATGGTGGGCGCGAACAACTCGTTCGGCCTCGACCACTCCATGGCCAAGGCCATCATGACCTCCCGCGCCTCCGCGTTCGCCAAGCGTAGCCAGAGCTTCATCGACCGCGGCGCGCGCGCCCCGGCCGCGCGCTCCCTCATGTCGCCGGCCACCACGATCGGCGAGCCTTCCATGCTCACCGACTGGGGCTCCCCCAACGGCGGCAACCTCGACTGGGGCTCACCCGGCGGCAAGCTGGACTGGGGCGTGCAGGGAGACGAGCTGCACAAGTTCCGCAAGTCGGCGTCCTTCGGGTTCCGCGGGCAGTCCGCCATGCCGGCGGCCTCCGCAGCCACGCCGGCCGAACCCGACGTGTCATGGGTGAACTCTCTTGTCAAGGATGGCCACACAGGCGACCATTTTCCGCAGTGGCTGGAGCAGGAGCAGATGGTGGCCTGA